From the Clupea harengus chromosome 15, Ch_v2.0.2, whole genome shotgun sequence genome, one window contains:
- the LOC116223823 gene encoding syntaxin-11-like — protein MEEVLREAQAMRREIAALGLDVERLRKQSSRCAKTVRRLSVIQRSSNAIGGDVKTRAEALYRRLTAYDQRRQDLEAQHGPAAAVVRIARSQHAAVGHALHQAMADYHAAEDEQRECCHQRFQRQAEILGRNVSSEEVDQMVQEGGWGAFSKELNPEGITARCAFKHIKDRHRDLIDLEARLRDVHELFLLMAVMVDEQGVMLNNIEANVVATDDYLEKVNESFKVAIRYRQRNPCFKMWCGCFPCYKQDAG, from the exons atggaggaggtgctgagggAGGCGCAGGCCATGCGGCGGGAGATCGCGGCGCTCGGTCTGGACGTGGAGCGACTCCGCAAGCAGTCCTCCCGCTGCGCCAAGACGGTCCGGCGCCTCAGCGTCATCCAGCGCAGCTCCAACGCCATCGGGGGCGACGTGAAGACCCGCGCCGAGGCCCTCTACCGCCGCCTCACCGCCTACGACCAGCGCCGCCAGGACCTGGAGGCCCAGCACGGGCCCGCCGCCGCCGTGGTCCGCATCGCCCGCTCGCAGCACGCCGCCGTGGGCCACGCGCTGCACCAGGCCATGGCCGACTACCACGCCGCCGAGGACGAGCAGCGCGAGTGTTGTCACCAGCGCTTCCAGCGGCAGGCGGAGATCCTGGGCCGCAACGTCTCCAGCGAGGAGGTGGACCAGAtg gtgCAGGAGGGCGGCTGGGGCGCCTTCAGCAAGGAGCTGAACCCCGAGGGCATCACGGCCCGCTGCGCCTTCAAGCACATCAAGGACCGCCACCGGGACCTGATCGACCTGGAGGCGCGGCTCAGGGACGTGCACGAGCTCTTCCTGCTGATGGCCGTCATGGTGGACGAGCAGGGCGTCATGCTCAACAACATCGAGGCCAACGTGGTCGCCACCGACGACTACCTGGAGAAGGTCAACGAGAGCTTCAAGGTGGCCATCCGGTACCGCCAGAGGAACCCCTGCTTCAAGATGTGGTGCGGCTGTTTCCCCTGCTACAAACAAGACGCCggatga